In Patescibacteria group bacterium, one DNA window encodes the following:
- a CDS encoding heavy metal translocating P-type ATPase gives MNKKTTLNIFGMHCASCAANIENTLKKDPGIISININYANGKALIEIDEDKINVQKIQEKIIKLGYKSEQEKMEHQGHGYHSHADIEKKSEINKLRNQFIFSLILGLPLIYIAMGGLLGLPIPSFFENYLIYIEFVLATGVILVCFKIWIRGFKALFRLQPDMDSLVFIGTATAYFYSLIVSIISLINKNVQPTELYYESSVFILIFITLGDYLETVTKGRTSQAIKKLIGLSPKETTIIRNNQEIKIKTQDVKVNDIILIRPGEKIPVDGIITKGFSTIDEKAITGESIPVEKKLGDKIIGGTINKTGSFQFQATKVGNDTMLSQIIRIVEQAMGSKAPIQELADKVSFYFVPIVIIVAIIALIIWLIAGHTLAFSLTIFVAVLIVACPCALGLATPVAVMMGTGLAAQNGILIRSSKALEIANKINMIVFDKTGTLTLGKLKIQGIIQNPKYNFSNEQIMKIAGSIAQFSNHPISKAIIDYDRSKQIKLDEFNNFKEIQGKGVIAYCPTHDLPALVGNIKMLAEQGLDTSWANSMTSKYANKGIIVFVGHHNKEVMGAIVIADEIRKETPDVISKFKKMGIKVAMITGDNKATALNIAQKIGIENVSAEILPQDKLQEIKKFQQQGNTVAMVGDGINDAPALAQADLGIALGSGTDVAIETGEIILIKNDLRDVLKAIDLSSYTLKKIKQGLFWAFIYNIIGIPIAAGILYPFTGWLLSPMIAAAAMAFSSVSVVLNALLMKGYKTK, from the coding sequence ATGAACAAAAAAACCACTCTCAACATTTTTGGCATGCATTGCGCATCATGCGCTGCCAACATCGAAAATACTTTAAAAAAAGATCCAGGTATAATTAGCATCAATATTAATTATGCTAATGGAAAAGCTTTAATTGAAATTGATGAAGACAAAATTAATGTACAAAAAATTCAAGAAAAAATAATAAAACTTGGCTACAAATCAGAGCAAGAAAAAATGGAACATCAAGGACATGGTTATCATTCTCATGCTGATATTGAAAAAAAATCAGAAATTAATAAATTACGAAATCAATTTATTTTCTCTTTAATTTTAGGCTTACCACTTATTTATATTGCAATGGGTGGCTTGCTTGGTCTTCCAATTCCATCTTTTTTTGAAAATTACTTAATTTATATCGAATTTGTTTTAGCAACAGGAGTTATACTTGTTTGTTTCAAAATTTGGATTCGAGGTTTTAAAGCATTATTCAGACTTCAACCAGATATGGATTCTTTAGTTTTCATCGGCACAGCAACTGCTTATTTTTATAGCTTAATAGTTTCAATCATTTCACTGATTAACAAAAATGTTCAACCAACAGAATTATATTATGAAAGTTCAGTCTTTATTTTAATTTTTATAACTTTAGGCGATTACTTAGAAACAGTTACAAAAGGTAGAACTAGCCAAGCAATAAAAAAATTAATTGGCTTGAGTCCAAAAGAAACAACGATTATTAGAAATAATCAAGAAATAAAAATCAAAACACAAGATGTAAAAGTAAATGATATTATTTTAATAAGACCTGGCGAAAAAATTCCAGTTGATGGTATTATCACAAAAGGTTTTTCGACCATTGACGAAAAAGCAATCACTGGTGAAAGCATTCCAGTTGAAAAAAAATTAGGCGATAAAATTATCGGAGGGACAATCAATAAAACTGGCAGTTTTCAATTTCAAGCCACAAAAGTTGGCAATGACACAATGTTGTCTCAAATTATCAGAATTGTTGAACAAGCGATGGGTTCAAAAGCTCCAATTCAAGAATTAGCAGACAAAGTTTCCTTTTATTTTGTACCTATCGTAATTATTGTTGCCATAATCGCTTTAATTATTTGGTTAATTGCTGGCCACACTTTAGCATTCTCTTTGACAATTTTTGTTGCCGTATTAATTGTCGCCTGTCCTTGCGCTCTAGGTTTAGCAACACCTGTCGCTGTTATGATGGGAACAGGCCTTGCTGCTCAAAATGGAATTCTAATACGATCCAGCAAAGCTCTAGAAATTGCTAATAAAATAAACATGATTGTTTTTGATAAGACCGGAACTTTAACTTTGGGAAAATTAAAAATTCAAGGTATCATTCAAAATCCAAAATATAATTTTTCAAATGAACAAATTATGAAAATTGCCGGCTCAATTGCCCAATTTTCAAATCATCCGATTTCCAAAGCTATAATTGATTATGACAGATCAAAACAAATCAAATTAGATGAATTCAATAATTTTAAAGAAATTCAAGGTAAAGGTGTCATTGCCTATTGTCCAACTCATGATTTACCTGCATTAGTTGGCAATATTAAAATGCTTGCTGAACAAGGTCTTGATACTTCATGGGCTAATTCTATGACTTCCAAATATGCCAACAAAGGAATTATTGTTTTTGTCGGCCATCATAACAAAGAAGTCATGGGTGCAATTGTTATTGCTGATGAAATAAGAAAAGAAACACCAGATGTAATTTCCAAATTCAAAAAAATGGGAATAAAAGTTGCCATGATTACTGGCGATAATAAAGCAACAGCTTTAAATATTGCTCAAAAAATTGGAATCGAAAATGTCTCAGCCGAAATTTTGCCTCAAGACAAATTGCAAGAAATTAAAAAATTTCAGCAACAAGGAAATACTGTTGCCATGGTTGGCGATGGAATTAATGATGCACCAGCTCTTGCCCAAGCAGATCTTGGCATTGCTTTAGGCTCTGGCACAGATGTTGCCATAGAAACTGGTGAAATAATATTAATAAAGAATGACTTAAGAGATGTCTTAAAAGCAATTGATCTAAGCAGCTATACTTTAAAAAAAATCAAACAAGGATTATTCTGGGCCTTTATCTATAATATAATTGGCATTCCAATTGCTGCTGGAATACTCTATCCATTTACTGGTTGGCTGTTAAGTCCAATGATTGCTGCTGCTGCCATGGCATTTTCATCTGTTAGTGTTGTCTTAAATGCATTATTAATGAAAGGCTATAAAACAAAATAA
- a CDS encoding histidine phosphatase family protein codes for MIKLIFVRHGESEKNTLDIKSCSLDKYPLTEKGKKEVEKLANEITDKIDLIITSPVLRARETAEILNKKFKAKILIDPLISEYDYGQWNDRTKKDLLENDEDYRKYRQMEPGEERYNFKLGSTGESRKEIEERVREFIEKVKKEYVDKNILVVSHGGINAAIYKVLNNSSIEEYFESERIGYSDIQTFIIK; via the coding sequence ATGATCAAATTAATTTTTGTCAGGCATGGTGAAAGCGAGAAGAATACTTTAGATATTAAATCTTGTAGTTTGGATAAATATCCTTTGACAGAAAAAGGTAAGAAAGAAGTTGAAAAGTTAGCTAATGAAATTACTGATAAAATAGATTTAATTATAACTTCGCCAGTTTTGAGAGCGCGAGAAACAGCTGAAATTTTGAATAAAAAGTTTAAAGCTAAAATTTTAATAGATCCTTTGATTTCGGAATATGATTACGGACAATGGAATGATCGGACTAAAAAAGATCTTTTGGAAAATGATGAAGATTATCGTAAATATAGGCAGATGGAACCAGGTGAAGAAAGATACAATTTTAAATTAGGAAGTACTGGAGAATCAAGAAAAGAAATTGAGGAAAGAGTTAGAGAATTTATTGAAAAGGTTAAAAAAGAATATGTTGATAAAAATATTTTAGTCGTAAGTCATGGCGGAATTAATGCAGCGATTTATAAGGTTTTGAATAATAGTAGTATTGAAGAATATTTTGAATCAGAAAGAATCGGATATAGCGATATACAGACTTTTATAATAAAATAA
- a CDS encoding thioredoxin family protein, protein MSFPSHETTCNDKGEKQMKLELLVLALTLMLTSCIPVAEVQQVQQPQYVQEVQQEQIVFPEGSRRYDGVRWIEIHSEKEFWKQIYSAPNVIVMFSATWCEPCKIAKHYWENQSAPAGWKFVYWQANNDKELASVSKLARSFCTKQGEYAFPVLAAIQNAKVGKQIKGPTGVLKGSFVGLDETTINLKKWLSVH, encoded by the coding sequence ATGTCTTTCCCAAGCCACGAAACAACATGCAACGACAAAGGAGAGAAACAGATGAAACTCGAACTGCTCGTTCTAGCTCTCACCCTCATGCTCACCTCCTGCATTCCAGTCGCAGAGGTACAACAGGTTCAGCAACCTCAGTACGTTCAAGAAGTACAACAAGAACAGATCGTGTTCCCGGAAGGTTCTCGCCGATACGACGGTGTGCGCTGGATCGAGATTCATTCTGAAAAGGAATTCTGGAAGCAGATCTATTCGGCTCCAAATGTGATCGTCATGTTCAGTGCAACGTGGTGTGAACCCTGCAAAATTGCCAAGCATTACTGGGAAAACCAGTCAGCACCCGCCGGCTGGAAGTTTGTATACTGGCAGGCAAACAATGACAAAGAGCTGGCATCTGTCAGCAAATTGGCTCGATCTTTCTGCACAAAACAAGGTGAATACGCTTTTCCAGTCCTCGCTGCAATTCAGAACGCAAAGGTTGGGAAACAGATCAAAGGACCAACTGGCGTCTTGAAGGGCAGTTTCGTCGGATTGGATGAAACTACAATCAATTTGAAAAAATGGCTCTCTGTTCACTAA